The Macaca nemestrina isolate mMacNem1 chromosome 1, mMacNem.hap1, whole genome shotgun sequence genome contains the following window.
ACCTGAACCTTTATTGAATCCTTATTAGCTTGAATCCTTATTAGCTTGAATCCTCCATGCAAATCATGGAGTCTGTGTCCCACCCGATGTGGTTGAGGAGAAGCCAGGTCTTCAGAGAGGGGTCAGCCTGGGGCAAAGCAGGATTGGGGGCAGCAGGGCCTATTCTGAGAATCACATATTGTTACAGGCCTTGCACCCCCTTTGCTGCTTCCCTCATGCTCATTTGGGGCTGCCACCAGCTCTCCACCCTCCTGGTTCCGCTGGCCGGGCCAAGAGAGGATGGAGGGATGGGAGTCCCAGGAGATCCTTGTAAATAATGGGGTGGGACTGTTCTGAGTGATCGCCCGAGCACTTAAAGCTCCAGAGTCCCATTCTTCCTGGATGGAGCAGGTGGAGGTGCAGAGGGgatttcctcctctccttcctcctgtcGAGAATTAACACCTCTCcacagccttcccctccagaacaccagccagggaggggaggggaaggaggtcACAGCCAAGAAAACTGCCCTGTGACGACTTCCCTCCTTCCCACCTATGTGAGCCATCCTGAGATGTCTGTACAATAGAAACCAAACCAAATGGGCACCCTCGGTTGCCgggggcaggtggggaggggggtgggaagAAGGGATGTCTGTCTGTCgatccccctccccctctccactCTTTACCCACAAAGGCAGAAGACTGTTACACTAGGGGGCTCAGCAAATTCAATCCCACCCTTACCAACTGAGCCAAACctagaaacaaacacaaaacacacataGTGAGACAAaatagaggagagaaagagagcatgAGAGGGAGCGAGACAGGCGACCAACAcagaggagagaaaacaaaaatagcaaaaaaaaaaaaaaaaaagcagttctttataatttaatattctattttaataaaGGCGTTTATTACCATATAAATGTAGCAAAGAACCTGGgctaatatgaaaaaaaaaagactttttattaggtaatttattatatgaaaaggatattttattttatgataaagtgatccttaaaaaaataaaaaaactttagaaGGTTTAGAATATATGtagggagagaagaagaaaaaatacatttgtattcagagttaaatcttaaaaaaaaaaagtgtttttaatatatgtttggGTTTACgttgcttttttcccccacttttttttgggGAGGAATGTCATTTGCTTTTCTTGGGGGAGCATCCCGGGATGAATGGTGGAGAGAGGAGCTGGGGGAACCCGGTCCCTCCTGGGGCCCTTCCAGTAGATTGGATTTCACTCCATGgactcctcctcccctctccccctccccctcagGGGAGCCGGCAGAGCCAAACAAAGAAAGGGATTAACAAGAAAGGAAGAAGCTGTAGGACTAAGGACTGAGGATCCTGGGGTGTCCCCCACCACTTTCCCCTGCCCTGTTCCAGGGCAAGTGAGGAGGGGAAATCCAGAATTGAGGCCTAGCAGGCCTATAGGAACCCTCAGAGATGTGTGAGATTTAAGagatctagatttttttttttaaccaaaaacgagaaagagaagaaaaagagaaaccgaggggtttaaaagaaaagaatactacaaaataattattaataataataattcaaatttatttcatataatcctagagagagaaagaaacaattaCTAGTTACTTAGTAGACAATATTCAGATAGCTTAAAGTTTAGTAGCATTGAGGGCCCCTGGGTCCAGTAGAATGTATACAAGTCGTAAGGAAAAGATAAATAGAGGAGGGAAGTGGCTGAGTCCACCCTGAGTTGCCCCATCTTCAGATATCAGGGTTGGAGCAGGTTACTAGCTGAAGATTGGGAGCTTCCAGTCTGCTGGGGTTGATTCTGAGAATCcttggatttttaaattgtaGGACAAAGAAATGAGGGGTTCGTTTCCCAGGGTCTTGGAAAGGATGCACACTGATCATCTCAATAAGACGGGCTGGGCTGAGGGCAGCAGAGGAGGCCAAGCACATTCACCTGCACCCCTAGTACCTGGGCAGCCCATACTCCAAAGTGGTATGTCCTCCCCTGGGGCTCCCAGCTCAAACCCTCCCATGCATGCTTCCCCCAGGCCTAGCTGAGGAAGTCCTTCTTGAAGTGTGACCTCGGTCCACTTCTCTACAGATTGATTTAAGAGCCTGGGAAGTCATTCCACaaacagacacacatgcacacacgcttCTCACCTTCAGAGCTTCAAGAGCACTGAGGGGATCAGTCCCCTACCCCTGTTCCCAACCAGCTTTCCACTTAGCTTTGACCTCCATGGCAGCAGTGGCGGTAACAATCTCAATAATTGTTCTTTAAAGCTGACTGGTTCTTCACCTACTTGCAAAGTGCTTTCTTGTCTCATAAAAGTTAGATTCCAAGAGGGACTTCCCACGGAGTGGAGTGGAGACATTGTCCTTCAAGGCCTGGGAGAAAGGCATCCCCATGGGCACAGAGGCAAGGGAAAGGCACAGGGACTTTGGGtgaccccaaccctaaccctctGCTCCAGTTCACCTCCATCTATAAGTGTTCAGGTAGTGGTCATCCACTGTGCCCTGGCCTGGGAACACACTGCCCTCCCCACACAAAACTGGGGGACTTGGCTTCTGCATGTGagaaatcaacatttttaaagtacttgcTTTCTACCAACCCCAGCTTGCAATCACTGGGCCTTCCCCTCCTATCCAAGGGGGTGGAGAGGCCCCTTGGCTCTCCTTTTGGCAGGAGGAGCCTGCTTCATTCATTACACCAATGACTCTGCCATGCCCCTCCCTGGCCCTAGACCCCAAACACATCTCCCTCTCCCCAGTTTACTCTTCTTGCCCCACCTAGGGACAGATTCCCCCTGCTCTTTTTGTCCTAGAAACCCCGCTAGTTTGGGATGGTAGCgtctggggtggggagggctTCCCCTTCCCCACTCGAGGGTGCGGGtggggaagggtggggtgggtggagacagccctggggcagggaggatgGTCTCTCCACTGTAGAAAGTAGAGTAGGATTGTGGTCAGACTTAATTTGAGGCATCTAGTGAAGACACATACAAATCCACCAAGGAAAaagatttcaaaagcaaaataaaagcgGGAAATAAAACAGACCCAAGAATAGTCAAGTCAAAGTGATGTTGCACAAAATGCAGAGAAACCAAGAAGGGGGAGGGTTAATGTATTAAATGTGCTATTAAgaacttaattttattaaaagtacTATTACTTAAGGCTCTGTCTTTGTTCTCAGCATATGAGTCTGTGCCATCTTGGGGTGAGTGGGAGGATCTGGGTGGGGATTGCAGCTTGGGGTTTCCTCTAGTGTGGCTTTGGGTTCCCTACACACCTGTGAGTAGTGGATGTCTCCAGAGTTCCTTGCCACCCTTAAGTTCCCCCTCTTAGCTCTCCATAGCTCTGCTTGAGTCTTCAAGCTCTTAATCCCCTGCCTTTTCTCTCCATTtactcccttttcttctttggaGGTGCAGTCAGGCCTTGTTCCACCCTGACCTGAAGAACAGGGGAAggtgactgggtgcagtggctcatgactgggtgcagtggctcatgcctgtaatcccagaactctgggaggctgaggtggatggatcacttaaggccaggagttcaggaccagcctgggcaacatagcgagaccctgtctctaccaaaacacaaaaaattagctgggcatggtaatacgtgcctatactcccagctactcggaggctgaggcaagagaatcacttgaatccaggaggcggaagttgcagtgagctgagatcacgccactgcactccagcctgggcaacagagtgagactccgtcttaaaaaaaaaaaaaaacaggggaaggtgaggcagagacagagatgcTACCTGGACAGCCATCTCCTAGGCTCTATGGAAAGGGGGCAGAGAGCCAAGAGACAGGGACCCTCCCCATTTACCCCACCAGATTCAATCCATCCCTCTTCTTTGGGATCAGGAAGAAGACTGGATGGGCTGGGCTCgatggctcaagcttgtaatcccagcactttaggaggcgaaggcaggcggatcatctgggatcaggagtttgagagcagcctggccaacatggcgaaaccccgtctctactaaaaatacaaaaattagccaagtgtggtggtgggcgcctgtaatcccagatactcaagaggctgaggcagggagaactgcttgaacccgagaggtggaggtttcagtgagccaagattgcaccactgcaccccagcctgggcgacagagtgagactccatctcaaaaaaaaaaaaaaagactggatggAGGACTTGGACCTTCCACCTCTCAGGCTTAAAAACCCCTTCCCCAGTACACACCTACAGGACAGGCCCTGACCCCCTCTTCTCCCTTGTATCTCCCGCTGCCTCCTCCCCTTGCCCCTGGCATTGCAGTGACCTCAGTTCTTGGCACCAGGGCCCTCGGCACCAGATGGTGCCCGCCGATGGTTTCCTTTGTCTCGCCTTCCAGATACCCCCTCCCCTCCatgctctcctccctcccccacctgccctggGGGTTGGCAGAGGGAAGGGCAGGCACCTCCCATCCCCTTGGCACCATCCCCAGACCACAGAACTCCAGAGGCAGCTGGCCCTGAGGGGCAGTAGGTATTGTGGGGAGGACAGAGGAAGGGGATCAGGGACTCAGAGGAGGGGCCAAAGTTGAAGGGGAGGTGCAGAcaaggagaaaagggaagaacaGACGGGAGGCAGCAGAATGACCAGGCATTGATATAAAACAGCTTTATTTGAGGGTCCTAGTCTGTGAGGGGTGGACAGATAAAAGAGGTATTGTGATAGGGCATGAAGACCTTAAGACCCTGGGGGTGCTGTGAACAGGGAACAGTCTGATATTTGGAACCAAAGGGCTACGAAAGGTCCCGGGGCTGAAGTGGGGACAAGAGGCACCAAAAAGCCAGTGGGGGCAGGGTGGTTCTGGCCAAGGTCAGAGGCTGATGCAACAGGCCCTCTTCTCCCCGGGGCCAGGCTCCTGCCCAGCCTGGGCACTGCCCAGAGTGATGGCATTGGTCCGGATGCTGTTCTGTCTCTGCTTGGACACCTTCGCAAAGATCTCTGGGAAGGCAGGGGGCAGTGATCAGGCCAGAAGATTTAGAGCCCAtgctccctcctcccccaccctccacacATACTGCATGCCCCTTCTGAGCCTGGGGGTGGCTACACTTGCTGGAGGTTTTGCAGGAAGGAAATGAAGTGTGGACATTGGGGTCCCTTCTACTTACTTGGGTGGAGAAGGAACCAAGAGTCAGCCCCATGGGGAGTGTGGCCTGTTCCTTCCCTGAGCTCCAGGTTGAGTGGGAGGCACTGGGGAGGGACTGAAGGGGACAGGCAGTGGTGCCAGGACCCACAGAGGAGCTGAGAAATTAGCTGGGGTGAGGGCTGAGTGTCTGCATTCCTACTGCTGCCTGCAGAAGCCACGGGGATGGAATAGGGGTGCAGAATAAAGGTAGGCTCTAACCTTTCAGGACAGTCTCAAAGGCGAGCTCAACATTGGTAGAGTCCAGGGCTGAGGTCTCCAGGAACAGCAGTCCATTGTTTTCTGCCAGGAAGGGAAACACACCGTTAATTGTGGGAGTCAAAGgcaataataatgatagtattaATGTTTGCTGTATACATTTGCCATGTGCTAAACTCTTGGCATGTAGCAgatcatttaatccttaaaacaactTATGAGGTAGGTTCATTTAGAAAACTGAATCcaagtcgggcgcggtggctcacgcctgtaatcccagcactttgggaggctgaggcgggtggatcacaaggtcaggagattgagaccatcctggctaacacggtgaaaaccctgtctctacaaaaaaatacaaaaaattagctgggcgtggtggcgggcgcctgtagtcccagctactcaggaggctgaggcaggagaatggcgtgaacccaggaggcagagcttgcagtgagcccagatcgcaccactgcactccagcctgggcaacagagcgagactccgtctcaaaaaaaaaaaaagaaaagaaaattgaatccagaaacacaaagaaaacgcATAAGGAACTTGCTCCATGTCCCACAATTTAGTAACTGGCGAAGAGCAGATGGGAGGCTGGGCCATGGGACTCCAGAACACCCTTAACCACCATATTGTGCTGCCTCTAAACCCAGAAGACTCCTGGGAAGTGTATCCTCTCCATAAGATCTTTGAGCATTGCAGGGTAGGGCTGCCTTAAAATCAactatgggccgggcacagtggctcacacctgtaatcccagaactttggtaggccaaggcaggtggatcacctgaggtcaggagttcgagaccagcctggccaaaatggtgaaacccccatctctattaaaaatacaaaaattggccgggcgcggtggctcaagcctgtaatcccagcactttgggaggccgagacgggcggatcacgaggtcaggagatcgagaccatcctggctaacccggtgaaaccccgtctctactaaaaaatacaaaaaactagccgggctaggtggcgggcgcctgtagtcccagctactcgggaagctgaggcaggagaatggcgtgaacccgggaggcggagcttgcagtgagctgagatctggccactgcactccagcctgggcgacagagcgagactccgtctcaaaaaaaaaaaaaaaaaaaatacaaaaattagccaggtgtggtggcacatgcctgtagtctcagctactcaggaggctgaggcatgagaatgactgaacccaagaggcagaggttgcagtgagccgagatcacaccactgcactctagcctgggcaacagatggagacccggtctcaaaaaaaaaaaaaaatcaataaagacaaTCTCAGGGCAAGTGGTGGGACATCATGGGAGACACAGGGTCCCAAAGGGGAAGTGCTGGGAAATGCTGAGGAAGAGGGGATGAGGTAGAGGACTGTGTGTAGGAACGCCAGGCTTGGGGCTCTAtgggtgggggcagggcctgggaggCTGCAAGGGGAAGGTGGGATAAGCTTGGAGGAGTCAGCCTGGGTAGTGGCAGGCTCTCACCAGCGAACATTCGGGCCTCCTCAGTGGGCACTTCCCGGGCCTGGCTGAGGTCACTCTTGTTACCCACGAGCATGACGACGATCGTGGCTTCAGCGTGGTCATAGAGCTCCTTCAGCCATCGCTCTACCACAGCATAGGTCTGGTGCTTGGTTAGGTCAAACACCAGGAGGGCCCCCACTGCACCACGATAGTACCTGGGTGGGAATGAGAAGGATAGACAGAGATACGATCAGGGGCATTGGACCCAGCATCAGAGCAGAGCCATCAAGCTGGAACACCCGGGATCAGAGTACTAGAgatcaggaaatacagaaactTGCAGCCAGGGGCCCAAAACCCAACAGAGCAGCCCAaggctcctctgccttccagggaCACTAGTCTTGGAGCCTCTAAAGTTTCACCTccctcggccaggcgtggtggctcacgcctgtaatcccagcactttgggaggccgaggctggtggatcacctgaggtcaggagtttgagactagcctaaccaacatggagaaaccccatctctactaaaaatacaaaaattagccgggcatggtggtgcacgcttgtaatcccagctactcgggaggctgaggcaggagaattgcttgaatccaggaggcggaggttgcggtgagctgagatctctccatttgcactctagcctgggcaacaagagtgaaaatttgTCTCAACTGACTGACTACATAAAAAAGTTTCACCTCCCTGCTCTAAAATCTCCATTGGCTCCCTCATAGCCAGCCCCTCTACTTTCTCAGGTCCTCCTCCTGATTTTAGCCCCTACTCTTCACCAATGCACATCTGGGCTTTTGCCAACTCTGCCATCTTCAAGATCTTCCTCACATGGCTCCTCAACAGTGGCCTCTTCTCTCCTGTGGCCATCTTTCTAGGATTAGCTGAATGCCTACCTCTTGCAGCAGTCCCTGGCCAGACCATTCAAGGCATCACTGCAAGCATCCAGTCTCCCTCTTGGAGTTGGATGGGATGTCTTCAGACTAGTGATGTCTAACTCCCAATTTATTGATGAGTCCACTGAGGCTCATGAGAGATCAGGTAACGAGGAGCATGTGTAACCAAAGCCCCTGACTCTTGCTTCCTGCCCCCTGGCAAACAGACCCCATTTCACATGCTTAGGCCTCACACTGACtgaaagacactttttttttttttttttttgagaccgagtctcacttttgtcgccagactggaatgcagtggcacgatctcggctcactgcaacctccacctcccaggtttgagtgattctcctgtctcagcctcccgagtggttgggattacagtcacctaccaccacacctgactaatttttgtatttttagtagagatgggggtttcactatgttggccaggctggtctcgaactcctaaccttgtgatctgcccgcctcagcctcccaaagtgctggaattacaggtgtgagctgccgtgcTCAGCTGAcacttttttcttgagacacagtatcgctttgtcacccagggtggagtgcagtggggcaatttcggctcactgcaacttccgcctcccaggttcaagccatcctcccgccttagcttcccgagtatctgggactacgggtacgcaccaccaagcccagctaattttttatatttttggtaaagacaggatttcgccatgttgcccaggctggtctcgaattcatgagctcaagcaatccacccaccttggcctcccaaagtgctgggattacaggtgtgagccaacacacccggccTAAGAGTCACTTTGGATGTGCTGTCAGGAGGCCTAACCTCCTATGTGTCCTCTGAGTCTTCATAAAATGCAGATGGCAGGTTCAGCTTTTGGCCATCTGTGGTTAGATGAAAGTTGCCAAGTGCAGAGCATTGTGCGGAAGTGAGGGGGCGCTCTCGATCCGTGCAGCTTGCCCCCATCCCAGTTCCACCCTGATTTCACCTTGCTTGTATTTATacagaaattaattaattatagcGCTTTACTCTTGTGGTACTTTAAGGGTTACATAAAATGCCAAATGTAAAGTGCCTTGTCCCTTCCTGGGCACATAGCAAAGGCTTAGTAAGTGGCAATGATTCCTGCTTTTAGTAGTACTAGTCAGTGTTACTATATCCTGGCTTGTGCTGGTTCTGTTTACAGTACCTTTTATCTTCTGTGatctccacccccaccacccagAG
Protein-coding sequences here:
- the LOC105498032 gene encoding ras-related protein Rab-25 isoform X2 — encoded protein: MGNGTEEDYNFVFKVVLIGESGVGKTNLLSRFTRNEFSHDSRTTIGVEFSTRTVMLGTAAVKAQIWDTAGLERYRAITSAYYRGAVGALLVFDLTKHQTYAVVERWLKELYDHAEATIVVMLVGNKSDLSQAREVPTEEARMFAENNGLLFLETSALDSTNVELAFETVLKGLEGQCLHSTPWEVPLGI
- the LOC105498032 gene encoding ras-related protein Rab-25 isoform X1 produces the protein MGNGTEEDYNFVFKVVLIGESGVGKTNLLSRFTRNEFSHDSRTTIGVEFSTRTVMLGTAAVKAQIWDTAGLERYRAITSAYYRGAVGALLVFDLTKHQTYAVVERWLKELYDHAEATIVVMLVGNKSDLSQAREVPTEEARMFAENNGLLFLETSALDSTNVELAFETVLKEIFAKVSKQRQNSIRTNAITLGSAQAGQEPGPGEKRACCISL